The Leucobacter sp. UCMA 4100 genome window below encodes:
- a CDS encoding FadR/GntR family transcriptional regulator: MTEPLETVRDNHFDDDPVSIALTKRIKGMKPGDRLPSERDLAIELGVSRTALRDRLAVLVGLGSLERQIGSGTYVAELRPQTLALALSLGLSSANLPIHALESVRIALERQAAIEACADPDPTLTGHMQKALDIMAVATTSVEMHKADRDFHQAMLRVSGNPALIFFADVLADTLSQSMAERSVRLREKHTEEGLCDLFIELHKPIYDAIMSGDEEKAVLAVEEHFDVVMLY; encoded by the coding sequence ATGACCGAACCTCTCGAGACCGTTAGGGACAATCATTTCGATGATGACCCCGTCTCAATTGCCCTCACCAAGCGCATCAAGGGGATGAAACCTGGCGACCGACTCCCGAGCGAGCGCGACCTTGCGATTGAGCTTGGAGTGAGCCGAACCGCCCTGCGTGACCGCCTCGCGGTGCTCGTCGGGCTGGGCTCTCTCGAACGCCAAATCGGTTCAGGAACGTATGTGGCCGAGCTTCGGCCCCAGACGCTCGCGCTCGCGCTGAGCCTCGGCCTGAGCTCGGCGAACCTGCCCATTCACGCGCTCGAGTCGGTGCGCATCGCGCTTGAGCGTCAGGCCGCAATCGAGGCCTGCGCCGACCCCGACCCGACGCTCACGGGCCACATGCAAAAGGCACTCGACATCATGGCTGTCGCGACCACCTCGGTCGAGATGCACAAGGCCGATCGTGATTTTCACCAGGCGATGCTCCGGGTCTCGGGTAACCCCGCCCTCATCTTCTTTGCCGATGTGCTCGCCGACACCCTCTCGCAGAGCATGGCCGAACGCAGTGTTCGCCTGCGCGAGAAGCATACTGAGGAGGGGCTGTGCGACCTGTTCATCGAACTGCACAAGCCCATCTATGACGCGATCATGAGTGGCGACGAAGAGAAGGCCGTGCTCGCGGTCGAAGAACACTTCGACGTCGTCATGCTCTATTAA
- a CDS encoding 2-oxo acid dehydrogenase subunit E2, with translation MIEQTETRESITGVRKLIAANLVKSHTEIPAVNIIEECDLTGVDRAMLVPMVLASIGEVVRSFPVFNAAVIDGEIVRYSRCDIGIAVDTERGLMVPAVRDCGSREVEALADDVVSLAAKAREGKLSPLDMRAATTTFTSPGKRGGIIATPIINAPQTAIVGLHRMVDKPVVRDNQIVIRTIANLTLTFDHRVADGALAGDYLLTLARTLEAHALKYQASR, from the coding sequence ATGATTGAACAGACCGAAACCCGTGAGAGCATCACCGGGGTGCGCAAACTTATCGCTGCGAACCTCGTGAAATCGCACACCGAGATACCAGCCGTGAACATCATCGAAGAGTGTGACCTCACCGGGGTAGACCGGGCGATGCTCGTGCCCATGGTGCTCGCGAGCATCGGCGAGGTCGTGCGCTCCTTTCCCGTGTTTAACGCCGCGGTCATCGACGGCGAGATTGTTCGGTACAGCCGCTGCGATATTGGTATCGCCGTTGACACCGAACGCGGTCTCATGGTTCCAGCCGTGCGCGACTGCGGCTCCCGAGAGGTTGAGGCGCTCGCCGACGATGTCGTCTCGCTCGCCGCGAAAGCCCGCGAAGGGAAGCTCTCGCCGCTTGATATGCGCGCAGCAACGACAACCTTCACGAGCCCCGGAAAGCGCGGCGGCATCATCGCGACCCCGATCATCAACGCACCGCAGACCGCGATTGTCGGGCTGCATCGCATGGTCGACAAGCCCGTCGTTCGCGATAACCAAATCGTTATTCGCACCATCGCAAACCTCACCCTGACCTTTGATCACCGTGTTGCCGACGGGGCGCTCGCCGGTGATTATCTGCTGACACTCGCAAGGACTCTTGAGGCACACGCCCTGAAATACCAAGCATCGCGCTAA
- a CDS encoding alpha-ketoacid dehydrogenase subunit beta, with protein sequence MARMTMSDAIVEAIRQEMRNDESIYMLGQDIGQFGGPMQATKGLWEEFGDSGRMIDAPISEEAMIGTAVGAAMTGSRPIVDLMFAEFLALTVTPLAHEGGSIGFKTRGEVTVPMFVRAKCGIGPHHGHAEMMAGMLMSFPGVKVIMPTNPQDAYSLVRAAIRDEGPVVMLEHMSLLHARRAEVDLETTAEIGRAAVQREGNDVTIVASGLMVSRAERAAKTLAEEGIEAEIIDLRSIAPLDATTVVASARKTGAVVVADEAWPTAGPAAEVAHQVLRLTGGRDHIRFGFATSPHTPIPFSTELERAFVPSIEDIVATVRETLAP encoded by the coding sequence ATGGCCCGCATGACGATGAGCGACGCGATCGTCGAGGCGATCCGCCAAGAAATGCGCAACGACGAGAGCATCTACATGCTCGGCCAAGACATTGGGCAGTTTGGCGGCCCTATGCAGGCAACGAAGGGACTGTGGGAAGAGTTCGGCGACTCAGGGCGCATGATTGACGCACCCATCTCAGAGGAGGCCATGATCGGCACTGCCGTGGGCGCCGCAATGACGGGCAGCCGCCCGATCGTTGACCTCATGTTTGCCGAGTTTCTCGCGCTCACGGTCACACCCCTCGCGCACGAGGGCGGCAGCATCGGGTTCAAAACCCGGGGCGAAGTGACCGTCCCCATGTTCGTTCGTGCAAAGTGCGGCATTGGCCCGCATCACGGTCACGCCGAGATGATGGCGGGCATGCTCATGAGCTTTCCCGGGGTCAAGGTCATCATGCCGACCAATCCTCAGGACGCCTACTCGCTTGTGCGGGCCGCGATTCGTGATGAAGGCCCCGTCGTGATGCTCGAGCACATGAGCCTTCTGCATGCGCGCCGCGCCGAAGTCGACCTCGAAACAACCGCCGAGATTGGGCGAGCTGCCGTGCAACGCGAGGGCAACGATGTGACGATTGTCGCCTCGGGCCTGATGGTTTCACGGGCCGAGCGCGCCGCGAAAACTCTCGCCGAAGAGGGGATCGAGGCCGAGATCATCGACCTACGTTCGATCGCCCCACTTGATGCCACCACGGTGGTCGCCTCGGCGCGAAAGACCGGAGCGGTCGTTGTCGCTGACGAAGCCTGGCCCACCGCGGGCCCCGCGGCTGAGGTCGCCCATCAGGTGCTCCGGCTTACGGGCGGGCGCGACCACATTCGCTTCGGCTTTGCGACGTCGCCACACACCCCAATTCCCTTCAGTACCGAGCTCGAAAGGGCGTTTGTGCCGAGTATTGAAGATATCGTCGCTACGGTGCGAGAGACCCTCGCCCCGTAG